The region TGTGATGATTGTATTTGGCTTCGATACGcctacatatatttttaattggaTGCTGTCACACACCGTCCGTGATGGTATTTTTGCTTGTCTATCGTAGAGTGTATAAACTGAGACCATCTCGCCTTGCCTGATTGATATCCCTGGCTACACCAATTTCTATAGTATAGCATATAAAAACCCCGCTGTActatataaaaaagtatatacGATGGAACATTATCCCATTTCGCGGCACTTCCATCTCGTGTTATTTTGCGCCATTGATTCTAAAGTTTGAatatcactaaaaaaaaatcatacaaaggAAGCGCCAaattacacatatttttttttccaaaacataTCACAGAGGTTTTCGTTCTTCGCGTGTATGGAAAAGGAAACATTCCTCTTAGTGCATCATCCCTTCCCCATTTTGAGCTCTTTCGTCTTCGAAATCGATTTTAATaatctaagaaaataaaatcatgatatgaattagAGCAGGTAAAGGTTTCACAGAAATTTCGACATTTCTGATCTTCAACGCTACTTGCTGGAAGGAATATCTTCTGTCTGTGTACCCATCGACGTGCCCCGTTTTTCGATTATTAATGTGGCTAAAATTAATGCTTTGCTATCATATGACCAAGATTTACATTTTATACCACTCAATGAATGCCCTTTTCTCTTCTCAATTATTTTATAAACTGTTTTAGAggaattatttcaatttccctaaatcttttccccttttggagcgttctatttttttttaatcgcacCAAGTCTATTGAGTTCGAGAGATTTCTTTTGGTTTGAATTTGATGACACATTGAAAACTTCGCGCGGGAACTCCTAGGCCTCCCAGCCTCCCTTTGTTGGCACGCTTCGTGTTCACTTACCATCCCCTCCAAAATTAAATCCTAGCTACGCGCGCTTGGTCATGACCGCTTATCGATGTTAAGACTATGTTCcctgttggaaaaaaaatgaaatgcctTGGTTCTACAATATTAAATATCATTAGGAAATGAGCTTAGTTCTAATGGTGGTTTCTCCAAGCCCTCCTGATCAATCAAAtcaagatattttttcaaagattcCTCCACGGGACTCCTATCTACCTGTGAAAACGGATCCAGAGTTTTGTCCAATTTTGGTCTGTGAAATTGTCCCTCTGAATTTCTTACTGTACATGCAAGTCTTTGTTCATCAATCGTGACGTTAAGATAATTCAATATTCGTCGCAATTCATCCTTAAGGTGTAGTTGGAGTTGTTCATAGTACACGATTAACATAGACTTGCAGGTGTGGCCCAAGTGGTTGCATTCTGAGATATATTTCTCGTAGAGATTAAACCATTTCGGGGCTTCATCCTTGACAAAATTACTCCATCCTGCAAAGAGAAGTGAATAATATTGATTAAATATCTTCAGACAAAGAATTGGCTTTAGTTAGAAAGattcataagaaaataataGTTTTGCTATGATTATGTCAGGAGAGCCTTCTCAATAATTCACTATTTGCCTTTAAGTTTCAAATGCAGATACAAAAGATAATTTATCGCTTTTATTACGATCGAATTGTGCTTGGAAAATGAATTATAGGGCAAGGAGTCAACGTTTTAAGGGGGCGCAATATGGCGGATCTgacaaaattgttatttttgattaaaaagtcGCGAGCGAACAGAGATAAAGCAAAAATTGCGAAAAGTAAATCTAACgtgatataatataataatgtaatatttcattcttctctcttttcttggCTAGgttaaagacaaaaaaatatcgGTGAAAGGAGTGagtttgatatatatatatatatatcaaactCACTCTAGCCGGTGCTTCTGGAGCCCGTATCTACATACATCAGTATAATACACAGTTACAGGGGCGGTGGAGCGAAAGGAAAAGGGCACCTTTTCTATTTAAAAGGGCACtatcttaaaacaaagaaaacataatATACAGTGGCGTAATGGTGCatatattttgagggggctagatatgtcGTATCACGCAAATTCAAGAGAAGCTGCGAGCGAGGAAAaaaatttggcatttttttaacgaaaatccaattttgtgatagattttgacaacttatgtataaaaaaaatataatatttcacccttctctcttttcttttctatttttttcttggtcgtgaaatatttggggagggggcaagagcccccatctgtacgcctaTGCTCATCAACCCCACTCACATTACTCATGAAGGTTAAGGCACGTAGGATTATTCTTACAAGTTTtgtaataacataattatatgaGAATATTgctttcttgtttcaaaggaacactcgttaacacataaaatgggtccttctcaggtgtAACAATTCTGTCCGGAGGAAATGCCCTGGAACCGCCactaattatttcattaaattcattTCCGTGGTTTTTTATACGATTTCTAGTTTCTATCTGTATTTTTCCGTTTTTTAAATTACAGTTTAGtcatttcatgtcatcatttatgtaaaaaaaaaatatcagttcaTAATAGTAATACAAAGCTTTGCCCAGATAATAACTCGGAATTTAATTTCGGTTACATGTATGGTATTTGTTGTAATCTTGATTCTGTTTTCaacaggtcattgatgaaaaacaaattatgGCTGATACTTTGTACCTAAACTTCTCGTCTTAGCTAATGAAGCCGCATTGGCGAGTTCTTACAAGACAAACCTCGCTTTTTGTAAGTGCGGAAGTAGTTGAAAAGACgagttaaattacgagaacgtGTCTCGGGACACCTTTAAGCTTCCTTAACTTTctgatatgcttttcacactccACTCTTTGTCCTAAATTgggctaggggggggggggtcttagccccaccaatttcccggggttaagcttagcccacttcgttttcacactacgttttagcaaagtgggctagcacggtaaatagtacggtactatctggccctgcaaaaaagcagggttactgagccggcttattgtggtgctagtatcacaattgcggtgctattAAGaggtgcagtgtgaaaacgaaaaagggctaaggaaagtggggctttgcattagccaatcacataAGTCGAATTGCAcattaatcacgctctgtatggtaaaatcatcaatattcatgagctgagggatagtccggggttaaagcattaaccacggttgattagatagtatggggttaagagaGAGTGTGAATCGAagaaaagatagtatggggttaaggaaatgcagtgtgaaaagcatatgagTGAATCAGCATTGTACTGAAACATTACAAACCATTGAGATTTGtcacgtgattttttttcccaatacGTCAAACATGTTGACAACGCGTCCATCTTCGTCCTAAAAATCGAAACGACCGGTGTAGCGGCGAATACTGTGACTGGCAGATATGGTACAAACCGCCGGCGGATCGTGTTCCAACTCTGGCGGATTCGGTACCTATTTCTCCCGCGATTTCTCTTCGGCAGATATCGGTCTTGCTATCGTTCTTGCACGTACTGCATAGTGTACCAATCCCGCATTCTAAATATCCAAGGTTGAATAACCTATTGAATATCTCCATGTTTAAATTAGGAGGTTCCAATTAATACAGGAGAGTCATTTGCCCGATATTTTGGGAATGTTATTCTCGTAATCAAGCCAGGATTTCCTGTAatgcattttattatttgataatgAGGGTAATCGATCGTTAAAAGTCTTCTTTTGAAAATAGAACACTGTGCGTTTATCTGCATGAGTAGATTGTGCATTTAATGATTTATCTATTTCTAAATACTTTCAACCCAGACTGTTATGtttttacatcattttgcctgtgttatatttttttcgtaTAAGCTGgcttttatcccccccccccacccccctctctcctctctttGCTTACTCGCGTTTTATTTCTTAAGTGAATATCGACCTTGCAGTATAGAGCAAGGTTTTGTGTTatccttttttaaattgtagtcgctaaagagagagagagaaaaaaaagcaagCCTCTGTTTTAGTTATTGAGTTTGATTATTATatacttttctttaaaaaaatgtccccttttctcTATGCAGACATATTCCTGCATGCACAagcttgttttgttttgttctcttTTATTTGTTCTTATGTGAAGTTGATATATTCATTATGCCGGTCATAAGGTCAGATATCAGCACTGGTAAAGAAGAATGATAGATTTTACTTAATAtacaatttgacatttttttttctccagagaACCATGAAGATTAAAGAAATTTAGGCTACAAAAgccattttctttcaattttgcTTTGGATTTAATTACATATGCTGGATTATCCAACTAGAACATGtttttttgaacaaatttgaaCAAATAGATTTTTTCAAACACTTCAACGAAAAGTTAGATGAGATAAACGAAAACAACCATCTGGTTAATATAATATGAGGTGATTTTAATATCATTAGTAATATAAACTTGGACTATAATATGGGAAGTAGTAAACAGAAAACACCCGCGTAATCTCATGTTACTTTGATCAATTCTTAGACCAACATAATAATGGAGGGAAAGGAATGCTAAAAAACCATTCACTCACAGGAGAAATAAAATGGAACATTACAAAGATAATTTATTTTGGTTTTAGCAATCATGAGACCTGCTAGGAGTCTAGGAATTGGGATTGATGGGAACTATAGAACTGCGACTACTCGGCGACTACCCGAAGTCAAATTTGTACTGTCCGAACTTTTATCGCATTAGTCCAACGGGCTGTCATGACGGACGGATTATATTATGCTAGTCAATTGGCCTTTTGCAAATTCCGCATTGTATTCAATTTCCCCATGATCTGTCAAAGGCTAGCCGCTTTAAATGGATGTACGTTGAATTGTCTTATTTCACAGCTTATATAGCCACATGAAAATGGCAAATGAAgacaattttttaaagtcacGTCAGGTtagaatatttaaaaattcagaTCGCGCTATGCACTAGCATAAAACAAACTTACTCCACGatatattttgaaacatttatcaaagtaaatgaaaatataatctactttaaaaaaaattggtaaatgTAGAACCAAACGGCGGTTCTCCTACCATTTCGGCCAAAATTTGAACCAATCATTTGGATCTGGCGGGCCCGATCGACTAGCCGTTTGGTACTGGCGGTACTAATCGGCTACTGTACTCTTTTTGGACCGCCGGTATCCGGTCCAATATTATTCGGCGACCACACCGGCACAAAACGGTGGACCGAAGTAAAAGATCCGTCTTCCCAAACAACTGTTCCTTAAAAATAAGCCTAGGAAACAAATTTACCTTCTGTTTTGAACTCGCCGTCGTATGCAAATCCAGTCTTATTCGATTTCTGTCTGTTAAACTCGGCCACCATTGCTCGGTATGGATTACGTACAATCAAAATAGCACTATCCATTTTAGGATGAAAAACATGTGACTTGATTGTCAAAGTTCTCCCAGAGAAGGTTGGAACCTTTCCACCTATAAAACCTGTCGAAAACAGCATTGGGGAAAATACAGAGTGCGATATGGTTCACATTAATTATTAAAGTCTCAATGAACTGTGCTTATGCCTACATTAAACTGATTTTTTAGAAACTGGTTAGCATTCTGATTTAATTCAGttttaaataaaacacaatCTATTTTCGTCCataagaaaattaaactttAGTATTGATAATATGCTTTTACATAGCGCCATTTATCTAGaagtattctattccgaggcgcacaagaaaagaaagaatgagagagtttggatgagtgtcaaagtgtcAATAACTAGGCCTATAATACTGTGAAAAAAGATAAGACTTCAGTTTAGATTAGGTCTCCAGTGATGATATAATTCTCAAATTCAACGATACATTATTCCAGACAGAAGGCACTGAGGcagtttaaaatatatataacatgttAATATTTGAACTTGAATAAAGAAATCTATTTCCTGAATAaagtaaacaaatgaaatagaaaCAATTACATACTAAAATATAATCCATTGGCTTAATAGCAACCA is a window of Lytechinus variegatus isolate NC3 chromosome 2, Lvar_3.0, whole genome shotgun sequence DNA encoding:
- the LOC121406986 gene encoding WSC domain-containing protein 1-like, producing MPNGTFPLTALASFPGSGNTWMRHLIETSTGYATGDMYLSYILVNAGTLHTRSFSTPYFLNFSVFSPMLFSTGFIGGKVPTFSGRTLTIKSHVFHPKMDSAILIVRNPYRAMVAEFNRQKSNKTGFAYDGEFKTEGKFIFNRLFNLGYLECGIGTLCSTCKNDSKTDICRREIAGEIGWSNFVKDEAPKWFNLYEKYISECNHLGHTCKSMLIVYYEQLQLHLKDELRRILNYLNVTIDEQRLACTVRNSEGQFHRPKLDKTLDPFSQVDRSPVEESLKKYLDLIDQEGLEKPPLELSSFPNDI